Within Chloroflexota bacterium, the genomic segment GCCGGGTCATTTATTAGCTTCTTCCAAACGTCTCGAGCGGCCTGTTCCCCGGCGCAGGCCAGCCAGAATAAGCGTCTCTTGCAAATCAAGCGCCTGCCGCTGGACGCGCTCGGCTAATGTAAAGCGATAGGCACGTGGAAATTTATTGGCCTCCGGCAACAGCCA encodes:
- a CDS encoding four helix bundle protein, which codes for MGVILMSESPLFSRMYDFLLWLLPEANKFPRAYRFTLAERVQRQALDLQETLILAGLRRGTGRSRRLEEANK